A region from the Paraburkholderia youngii genome encodes:
- the alc gene encoding allantoicase → MALPILDPNAPEFTRRYVNLADPRLGAQALEASDEFFAPKDRMLNPEPAVFIPGKYDDNGKWMDGWETRRKRTTGYDWCVVKLARPGVIKGLDLDTSHFTGNFPPAASVEAARAVDGEPNQSTQWTEIVPSTTLQGNSHHYLEVADANAYTHLRVNIYPDGGIARLRVYGQPQVDWAGASRTEQFDLAAMENGAYLVGANNQHFGAASTLLMPRRGVNMGDGWETRRRREPGNDWAIIALAQPGVIRKIEVDTAHFKGNYPDRCSIQAAYVKGGTDSSLVTQAMFWPVLLGEQKLQMDKQHFFESEIAALGPVTHVRFNIYPDGGVSRLRLWGTLE, encoded by the coding sequence ATGGCACTTCCGATTCTCGACCCCAACGCACCGGAATTCACGCGCCGTTACGTGAATCTGGCGGACCCGCGTCTGGGCGCGCAGGCGCTCGAGGCTAGCGACGAATTCTTCGCGCCGAAGGACCGCATGCTGAATCCGGAACCGGCCGTCTTCATTCCGGGCAAGTACGACGACAACGGCAAGTGGATGGACGGCTGGGAAACGCGCCGCAAGCGCACGACCGGCTACGACTGGTGCGTCGTCAAGCTCGCGCGGCCGGGCGTGATCAAGGGACTCGACCTCGACACCAGCCACTTCACCGGCAACTTCCCGCCGGCGGCGTCGGTGGAAGCGGCGCGGGCCGTCGATGGCGAGCCGAACCAGTCGACGCAATGGACCGAGATCGTGCCGTCCACCACGTTGCAGGGCAATAGCCACCACTACCTCGAAGTCGCCGACGCGAACGCGTACACGCATCTGCGCGTGAACATCTATCCGGACGGCGGCATCGCGCGTCTGCGCGTGTACGGTCAGCCGCAGGTGGACTGGGCGGGCGCGAGCCGCACCGAGCAGTTCGATCTCGCGGCGATGGAAAACGGCGCGTATCTGGTCGGCGCGAACAACCAGCACTTCGGCGCGGCCTCGACGCTGCTGATGCCGCGCCGCGGCGTGAATATGGGGGATGGCTGGGAAACGCGTCGTCGTCGCGAGCCGGGCAACGACTGGGCGATCATCGCGCTCGCGCAGCCGGGCGTGATCCGCAAGATCGAAGTCGACACCGCGCACTTCAAGGGCAACTATCCGGATCGCTGCTCGATCCAGGCCGCGTACGTGAAGGGAGGCACCGATAGCTCGCTCGTCACGCAGGCGATGTTCTGGCCGGTGCTGCTCGGCGAGCAGAAACTGCAGATGGACAAGCAGCATTTCTTCGAAAGCGAGATCGCGGCGCTCGGGCCCGTCACGCATGTGCGCTTCAACATCTATCCGGACGGCGGTGTGTCGCGTCTGCGTCTATGGGGTACGCTCGAATGA
- the puuE gene encoding allantoinase PuuE, which translates to MPLDPNYPRDLIGYGRHPVHANWPGRARVAVQFVLNYEEGGENCVLHGDPGSEQFLSEIVGAAAYPARHMSMESIYEYGSRAGVWRILREFERRDLALTVFGVGMAIERNPEVARAFVELGHEIACHGYRWIHYQDMSPEKEAEHMRLGMEAIERVTGVRPLGWYTGRDSPNTHRLVAEYGGFLYDSDYYGDDLPFWMDVEVAGGKSVPQLIVPYTLDTNDMRFATPQGFNTADHFFTYLRDAFDVLYEEGDEVPKMLSIGMHCRLLGRPGRFRALQRFLDHIEQHDRVWVSRRMDIARHWHETHPYQQDNREAAA; encoded by the coding sequence ATGCCACTCGACCCGAACTACCCACGCGATCTGATCGGCTACGGCCGCCACCCGGTGCACGCGAACTGGCCGGGGCGAGCGCGCGTCGCGGTGCAATTCGTCCTCAACTACGAAGAGGGCGGCGAAAACTGCGTGCTGCACGGCGACCCCGGTTCCGAGCAGTTCCTGTCGGAGATCGTTGGCGCGGCGGCGTATCCGGCGCGGCACATGAGCATGGAGTCGATCTACGAATACGGCTCGCGCGCGGGTGTGTGGCGCATCCTGCGCGAATTCGAAAGACGTGACCTGGCGCTGACGGTGTTCGGCGTCGGCATGGCGATCGAGCGGAATCCGGAAGTCGCGCGGGCGTTCGTCGAACTCGGGCATGAGATCGCGTGCCACGGCTATCGCTGGATTCACTATCAGGACATGTCGCCGGAGAAGGAAGCGGAGCACATGCGCCTCGGCATGGAGGCGATCGAGCGGGTGACCGGCGTGCGGCCGCTCGGCTGGTACACCGGCCGCGACAGTCCGAACACCCATCGGCTGGTCGCCGAATACGGCGGTTTCCTGTACGACTCCGATTACTACGGTGACGATCTGCCGTTCTGGATGGACGTCGAGGTGGCGGGCGGCAAGAGCGTGCCGCAACTGATCGTGCCGTACACGCTCGACACCAACGACATGCGCTTCGCGACGCCGCAAGGCTTCAACACCGCGGACCACTTCTTCACCTACCTGCGCGACGCGTTCGACGTGCTGTACGAAGAGGGCGACGAAGTGCCGAAGATGCTGTCGATCGGTATGCACTGCCGGCTGCTCGGACGGCCGGGGCGTTTCCGCGCGCTGCAGCGCTTTCTCGATCACATCGAACAGCACGATCGCGTATGGGTGTCGCGGCGAATGGATATCGCGCGGCACTGGCACGAGACTCATCCTTACCAACAGGACAACCGCGAGGCTGCGGCATGA
- a CDS encoding ureidoglycolate lyase: protein MKTLAIEPLTKEAFAAFGDVIELEGAKQIPINRGTTIRYHDLAKVDVTDEHGRTLVNLFRGQPRALPFEVKMLERHPLGSQAFVPLNDKPYLVVVAPAGELNAAKIRAFVTSGWQGVNYAKGVWHHPLIALGEVSDFIVVDRGGEGLNLHEQDLAESLWLTEDALSAVAV from the coding sequence ATGAAAACGCTCGCCATCGAACCGCTGACGAAAGAGGCGTTCGCCGCATTCGGCGACGTGATCGAACTCGAAGGCGCGAAGCAGATTCCGATCAACCGCGGCACGACGATCCGCTATCACGACCTCGCGAAAGTCGACGTGACCGACGAGCACGGCCGCACGCTCGTCAATCTGTTTCGTGGCCAGCCGCGCGCGCTGCCGTTCGAAGTGAAGATGCTCGAGCGTCATCCGCTCGGCAGCCAGGCATTCGTGCCGCTGAACGACAAGCCGTATCTGGTCGTCGTCGCACCCGCGGGCGAACTGAACGCGGCGAAGATTCGCGCGTTCGTCACGAGTGGTTGGCAGGGCGTCAACTACGCGAAGGGCGTATGGCACCATCCGCTGATCGCGTTGGGCGAGGTGAGCGACTTTATCGTCGTCGATCGTGGGGGCGAGGGGCTCAATCTGCACGAGCAGGATCTGGCCGAGTCGCTCTGGCTCACGGAAGATGCGTTGAGCGCGGTGGCGGTTTGA
- a CDS encoding helix-turn-helix domain-containing protein: MTNLADVSDMLKAVRRDSKLSQEELARRAGVARTTVARMETLAKNDMSVSVLVRLLEAAGYDLKFVAHGHGRTLEDILAEQRSPDAQP, from the coding sequence ATGACCAACCTCGCCGATGTCTCGGACATGCTGAAAGCCGTACGACGCGACAGCAAGCTATCGCAGGAAGAGCTTGCGCGCCGCGCGGGCGTGGCCCGCACGACCGTCGCGCGGATGGAGACGCTCGCCAAAAACGATATGAGCGTGTCCGTGCTCGTGCGCCTGCTCGAAGCCGCCGGTTACGACCTCAAGTTCGTCGCGCATGGACATGGCCGCACGCTCGAAGACATCCTCGCTGAACAGCGCAGCCCGGACGCGCAGCCATGA
- a CDS encoding LysR substrate-binding domain-containing protein, producing the protein MSQQREAIDTYLLRVLHTLLMERSVTRAAVKLNQSQPAISAALRRLRDITGDPLLVRGKSGMVPTEYGLRLLEPVQNALREIERIKFQQHNFDPATSIRCYRIGCPDYLNVLFVPTVVERFRQAAPNATLEFHSLGPAFDYELALEDGKLDIVVGNWPEPPEQLHLSNLFVDQIVCLMSNSHPFAKRGGLTLDQYLNAPHLAPTPYSVGQRGAIDVHLARERLKRHVVVTLPYFNLAPYVLIKSDLIFTTTRLFADYYAKFLPLTVMPAPLDFPPMQYYQLWHERVHYSDEVRWLRGLVGEATRTLIDKP; encoded by the coding sequence ATGAGCCAGCAACGCGAGGCGATCGACACGTACCTGCTGCGCGTGTTGCACACGCTACTGATGGAGCGCAGCGTCACGCGCGCCGCCGTCAAACTGAATCAGTCCCAGCCCGCGATCAGCGCGGCGCTGCGCCGTCTGCGCGACATCACCGGCGACCCGCTGCTGGTGCGCGGCAAGTCCGGCATGGTGCCGACCGAATACGGTTTGCGCCTGCTCGAACCGGTGCAGAACGCGCTGCGCGAAATCGAGCGCATCAAGTTCCAGCAGCACAACTTCGATCCGGCCACATCCATCCGCTGCTACCGGATCGGCTGTCCCGATTACCTGAACGTGCTGTTCGTGCCGACGGTCGTCGAACGTTTTCGCCAGGCCGCGCCGAACGCGACGCTCGAATTCCATTCGCTCGGCCCCGCGTTCGACTACGAACTCGCGCTCGAGGACGGCAAGCTCGACATCGTGGTCGGCAACTGGCCGGAGCCGCCCGAGCAATTGCATCTGTCGAACCTGTTCGTCGATCAGATCGTCTGCCTGATGAGCAACTCGCATCCGTTCGCCAAACGTGGCGGGCTCACGCTCGACCAGTACCTGAACGCACCGCATCTCGCGCCGACGCCGTACTCGGTCGGCCAGCGCGGCGCGATCGACGTGCATCTCGCGCGCGAGCGGCTCAAGCGCCATGTGGTCGTCACGCTGCCCTACTTCAATCTCGCGCCGTACGTGCTGATCAAATCCGATCTGATCTTCACGACGACGCGCCTCTTTGCCGACTACTACGCGAAGTTCCTGCCGCTGACCGTGATGCCCGCGCCGCTCGACTTCCCGCCGATGCAGTACTACCAGCTGTGGCACGAGCGCGTGCACTACTCCGACGAAGTGCGCTGGCTGCGGGGGCTGGTTGGCGAGGCGACCCGGACGTTGATCGACAAGCCCTGA
- the uraD gene encoding 2-oxo-4-hydroxy-4-carboxy-5-ureidoimidazoline decarboxylase, giving the protein MKAMQYTLDQLNSLSTDAFVATLSGIFEHSPWVAEIAARQRPFASIEELHRSMSQIVETSGEDKQLALINAHPELAGKAAVRGELTAESTREQSGAGLAQCTQEEFDKLHALNHAYREKFGFPFILAVRGYDRHGIIANFESRVNNSRADEMRASLDQIYRIARLRLDDLIRV; this is encoded by the coding sequence ATGAAGGCGATGCAATACACCCTGGACCAACTCAACAGCCTCTCGACCGACGCGTTCGTTGCGACGCTGTCGGGCATCTTCGAGCACTCGCCGTGGGTCGCGGAGATTGCGGCGCGGCAGCGGCCGTTCGCGAGCATCGAGGAACTGCATCGCAGCATGTCGCAGATCGTCGAAACCTCGGGCGAGGACAAGCAGCTCGCGCTGATCAACGCGCACCCGGAGCTGGCCGGCAAGGCCGCGGTGCGTGGCGAGCTAACCGCCGAATCGACCCGCGAGCAAAGCGGCGCCGGGCTCGCGCAATGCACGCAGGAAGAGTTCGACAAGCTGCATGCGCTCAATCACGCATATCGCGAGAAGTTCGGCTTTCCGTTCATTCTCGCGGTGCGCGGCTATGACCGCCACGGCATCATCGCGAACTTCGAATCGCGCGTGAACAATAGCCGGGCCGACGAAATGCGCGCGAGCCTCGATCAGATCTATCGCATTGCACGTTTGCGGCTCGACGACCTGATCCGCGTGTGA
- the uraH gene encoding hydroxyisourate hydrolase — MGKLTTHVLDTANGRPGAGIKVELFALAGDTRRALKTTVTNHDGRCDEPLLEGDALVAGEYELVFGAGDYFASLGTRLPEPRFVDRVVLRFGVADASAHYHVPLLVSPFSYSTYRGS, encoded by the coding sequence ATGGGCAAGCTCACTACCCACGTGCTCGACACCGCGAACGGCCGTCCCGGCGCAGGCATTAAGGTCGAACTCTTCGCGCTCGCCGGAGACACGCGCCGCGCACTCAAAACCACTGTCACCAATCACGACGGCCGCTGCGACGAGCCGCTGCTCGAGGGCGACGCGCTCGTCGCTGGCGAGTACGAACTCGTGTTCGGCGCGGGCGACTACTTCGCGTCGCTCGGCACCAGGTTGCCGGAACCGCGCTTCGTCGATCGCGTTGTGCTGCGCTTCGGCGTCGCCGATGCCAGCGCGCACTATCACGTGCCGCTGCTGGTGTCGCCGTTTTCGTACAGCACGTATCGGGGCAGCTAG
- a CDS encoding type II toxin-antitoxin system HipA family toxin: MKLDVQVLGKNVATLFRERDDYVLKYNRDASAADFVSLTMPVREEAWRWPRDLHPFFRQNLPEGYLLNLIREQFGPLLDGTDLSLLAVVGSMGIGRVTVTPEGVAPGTELEALDVQHILHGDNTAEHFAQLVREYARAAISGVVPKFIAPEAQPAASTPLRLGKPTIRTSRHIVKGSDDNTPFLGFNEFHSMRVLERLGVAPVARTQMSDDGRALVVERFDVDEDGLPAYGVEDLCGLLGLPPHEKYNSTSEKMLNAARAYLLDRDTTRTQLQQLGWHLLTNYVVRNADCHTKNVALFYTSVDDVAFTPVYDVVTTQAYPRFAANPPGLAIDGRKTWAAGKTLERFFNTRMGIAPRQYAQMVEALCDSAVDVGHELIEAARNEPQWRTVAKQMLHAWDDGMTSLRSPKKSLQFSGLKPAIEAAGFSAPEPPELSREVIGHSPLLGRRK; this comes from the coding sequence ATGAAGCTCGACGTTCAGGTACTGGGCAAGAACGTTGCCACGCTGTTTCGCGAGCGCGACGACTATGTCCTCAAATACAACCGCGATGCGAGCGCGGCCGACTTCGTCAGTCTGACGATGCCGGTGCGCGAAGAGGCCTGGCGCTGGCCGCGCGACCTGCATCCGTTTTTCCGGCAGAACCTGCCCGAGGGCTATCTGCTGAATCTGATCCGCGAGCAATTCGGGCCCTTGCTCGACGGAACCGATCTGTCGCTGCTCGCCGTCGTGGGTTCGATGGGGATCGGCCGGGTCACCGTGACGCCAGAAGGCGTGGCGCCGGGCACCGAACTGGAGGCGCTCGACGTCCAGCACATCCTGCACGGCGACAACACCGCCGAACATTTTGCGCAACTGGTGCGTGAATACGCGCGAGCGGCCATTTCAGGTGTCGTGCCGAAGTTCATCGCGCCGGAAGCGCAGCCTGCCGCATCGACACCGTTGCGGCTCGGAAAGCCGACGATTCGAACGAGCCGTCACATCGTCAAAGGTTCGGACGACAACACGCCCTTTCTCGGTTTCAACGAGTTCCATTCGATGCGGGTGCTGGAGCGGCTCGGGGTGGCGCCCGTTGCGCGCACCCAGATGTCGGACGATGGCCGGGCGCTCGTCGTCGAGCGCTTCGATGTCGACGAAGATGGACTGCCGGCGTACGGCGTCGAAGACCTGTGCGGCCTGCTCGGTTTGCCGCCGCACGAAAAATACAATTCGACCAGCGAGAAAATGCTCAACGCGGCAAGAGCGTATCTGCTCGATCGCGACACCACGCGAACGCAGCTCCAGCAGCTCGGCTGGCATCTGCTGACCAACTACGTCGTGCGCAATGCGGACTGCCACACCAAGAACGTCGCGCTGTTCTATACGTCGGTCGACGATGTCGCGTTCACGCCCGTCTACGATGTCGTGACGACCCAGGCTTATCCGCGCTTCGCCGCCAATCCGCCGGGCCTCGCCATCGACGGCCGCAAGACCTGGGCAGCCGGTAAAACGCTGGAACGCTTTTTCAACACGCGCATGGGCATCGCTCCGCGGCAATATGCGCAAATGGTCGAGGCGCTGTGCGACTCGGCTGTCGACGTCGGTCACGAGTTGATCGAGGCAGCGCGCAACGAACCGCAGTGGCGCACGGTCGCCAAGCAGATGCTGCATGCGTGGGACGACGGCATGACATCGCTGCGTTCGCCAAAGAAGAGCCTGCAATTCAGCGGGCTCAAGCCGGCCATCGAAGCAGCGGGATTTTCGGCGCCGGAGCCGCCCGAGCTGTCAAGAGAAGTCATCGGGCATTCGCCGCTGCTCGGCAGGCGCAAGTGA
- a CDS encoding aspartate/glutamate racemase family protein, whose product MRIKLINPNTTRRMTEAMGHCAREVAAPGTEVIAVNPTMGPPSIEGYYDEALATPGLLAEVAAGEREGCDGYVIACFGDPGLYAARELARGPVIGIAEAAMHAASVLAPGFSVVTTLARTCGMAWHLAERYGMKRFCRNVRATDVAVLDLDKPGSAARRIILDECRRALDEDGSDAIVLGCAGMAELCAEIEDALGAPVIEGVTAAVKWTEALVALRLATAKRGDYARPLTKRYDGALASFSPGPLRVNADSAETQADAHIHSL is encoded by the coding sequence ATGCGTATCAAACTGATCAATCCGAACACGACGCGCCGCATGACCGAGGCGATGGGGCACTGCGCGCGCGAGGTCGCCGCGCCCGGCACCGAAGTGATCGCCGTCAATCCGACGATGGGCCCGCCGTCGATCGAAGGCTATTACGACGAGGCGCTCGCCACGCCCGGTCTGCTCGCCGAAGTCGCGGCCGGCGAGCGGGAAGGCTGCGACGGCTACGTGATCGCGTGCTTCGGCGACCCGGGTCTCTACGCGGCCCGCGAGTTGGCGCGCGGGCCGGTGATCGGCATTGCCGAGGCGGCGATGCACGCGGCGAGCGTGCTCGCGCCGGGCTTTTCGGTCGTGACGACGCTCGCGCGCACCTGCGGCATGGCCTGGCATCTGGCCGAGCGCTACGGTATGAAGCGCTTCTGCCGCAACGTGCGTGCGACCGACGTCGCCGTGCTCGATCTCGACAAGCCCGGCTCGGCGGCGCGCCGCATCATCCTCGACGAATGCCGGCGCGCGCTCGACGAGGATGGGTCGGACGCGATCGTGCTCGGTTGCGCGGGCATGGCCGAGCTATGCGCGGAGATCGAGGACGCGCTCGGCGCGCCGGTGATCGAAGGCGTGACGGCGGCCGTCAAATGGACCGAGGCACTGGTGGCGCTGCGTCTCGCGACGGCCAAGCGCGGCGACTATGCACGGCCGCTCACGAAGCGCTACGACGGCGCGCTCGCCTCGTTCAGCCCCGGCCCGCTGCGGGTAAACGCCGACTCGGCGGAGACCCAGGCGGACGCGCACATACACTCGCTGTAA
- a CDS encoding urate hydroxylase PuuD yields the protein MEGFITDWLNLAIRWFHVIAAIAWIGESFYFVALDNSLKPPTDPNQRRRGVFGELWHVHGGGFYNMQKYTVAPPEMPEDLHWSKWPSYTTWLSGFGLFTVLYLFSPSTYLIDKNVLDMGPVVAVSSAIGFLAAGWIVYDSLCRILGTRDKLLGICVGVYVLIAAYLACHIFAGRAAYLIMGAMLATIMSANVFFVIIPGQRKMVDAMLKGDTPNPIYGKRGKQRSVHNTYFTLPVVFAMLSNHYAMTYTHPYNWAVLVVIMLAGALIRQFFVMRHRGQVLWYLPLVGVALMCTALVWTMPRPVVPQAQAANAPTLKVADIAPVLQQRCVACHSSHPTMMGSAPAGVLMDTPDEISQNAQRIYQQAVTLKAMPLGNVTHMTDDERMKIAAWFEGGAAK from the coding sequence ATGGAAGGCTTTATCACCGACTGGTTGAACCTCGCGATTCGCTGGTTCCACGTCATCGCCGCCATCGCATGGATCGGCGAATCGTTCTATTTCGTCGCGCTCGACAACAGCCTGAAACCGCCGACCGATCCGAACCAGCGCCGTCGCGGCGTGTTCGGCGAGCTGTGGCACGTGCACGGCGGGGGCTTCTACAACATGCAGAAGTACACGGTCGCGCCGCCGGAAATGCCCGAAGACCTGCACTGGTCGAAATGGCCGTCGTACACGACGTGGCTGTCGGGCTTCGGCCTCTTTACCGTGCTGTATCTGTTCTCGCCGAGCACCTACCTGATCGACAAGAACGTGCTCGACATGGGACCGGTGGTCGCTGTCTCCTCGGCGATCGGATTCCTCGCGGCCGGCTGGATCGTCTATGACTCGCTGTGCCGCATTCTCGGCACGCGCGACAAACTGCTCGGCATCTGTGTCGGCGTATATGTGCTGATCGCGGCGTATCTCGCCTGTCATATCTTCGCGGGCCGCGCGGCGTATCTGATCATGGGCGCAATGCTCGCGACGATCATGTCGGCCAACGTGTTCTTCGTGATCATTCCGGGCCAGCGCAAGATGGTCGACGCGATGCTCAAGGGCGACACGCCGAACCCGATCTACGGCAAGCGCGGCAAGCAGCGCTCGGTGCACAACACCTACTTCACGCTGCCGGTCGTGTTCGCGATGCTGTCGAACCACTACGCGATGACCTATACGCATCCGTACAACTGGGCGGTGCTCGTCGTCATCATGCTGGCCGGCGCGCTGATCCGTCAGTTCTTCGTGATGCGCCATCGCGGCCAGGTGTTGTGGTATCTGCCGCTCGTCGGCGTCGCGCTGATGTGCACGGCGCTCGTGTGGACCATGCCGCGTCCGGTGGTGCCGCAGGCGCAGGCCGCCAACGCGCCGACGCTGAAGGTCGCCGACATCGCGCCGGTGTTGCAGCAGCGCTGCGTGGCTTGCCACTCCTCGCATCCGACGATGATGGGCAGCGCGCCCGCCGGCGTGCTGATGGATACCCCCGACGAAATCTCGCAGAACGCACAGCGCATTTACCAGCAGGCGGTCACGTTGAAAGCGATGCCGCTCGGCAACGTCACGCACATGACCGACGACGAGCGGATGAAGATCGCCGCGTGGTTCGAAGGCGGCGCGGCGAAGTAA
- a CDS encoding 8-oxoguanine deaminase: MLVKHADVLVTMDGERRELRDAGLFIEDNRIVAVGPTAQLPQTADQVLDLRGHLVIPGLVNTHHHMYQSLTRAIPAAQNAELFGWLTNLYKVWANLTPDMIEVSTLTAMAELLLSGCTTSSDHLYIYPNGSRLDDSIAAARRIGMRFHAARGSMSVGRKDGGLPPDSVVEREADILKDTQRLIETYHDDGRYAMLRVVVAPCSPFSVSRDLMRESALLARQYGVSLHTHLAENVNDVEYSREKFGMTPAEYAHDLGWVGRDVWHAHCVQLDDSGIALFARTGTGVAHCPCSNMRLASGIAPVKRMRLAGVPVGLGVDGSASNDGAQMVAEVRQALLLQRVGFGPDAMTAREALEIATVGGARVLNRDDIGALAPGMAADFVAFDLSQPQFAGALHDPVAALVFCAPSQVSYSVIDGKVVVKEGRLATLELGPVIERHNVLARQLYEAAA, from the coding sequence ATGCTCGTGAAGCACGCGGACGTGCTGGTCACGATGGATGGCGAGCGGCGCGAATTGCGCGACGCCGGGCTATTTATCGAGGACAACCGGATCGTCGCGGTCGGGCCGACCGCGCAACTGCCGCAAACGGCCGATCAGGTACTCGACCTGCGCGGCCACCTGGTGATTCCTGGCCTCGTCAATACGCATCACCACATGTACCAGAGCCTCACGCGCGCGATTCCCGCCGCGCAGAACGCCGAGCTGTTCGGCTGGCTGACGAATCTGTACAAGGTGTGGGCGAACCTCACGCCCGACATGATCGAAGTATCGACGCTGACCGCGATGGCCGAGCTGCTGTTGTCGGGCTGCACGACGTCGAGCGACCATCTGTATATCTATCCGAACGGCAGCCGTCTCGACGACAGCATCGCCGCGGCGCGCCGCATCGGCATGCGCTTTCATGCGGCGCGCGGCAGCATGAGCGTAGGACGGAAAGACGGCGGCTTGCCGCCCGATTCGGTGGTCGAGCGCGAAGCGGACATCCTGAAGGACACGCAGCGTCTGATCGAGACGTATCACGACGACGGCCGTTACGCGATGCTGCGCGTCGTCGTGGCGCCGTGCTCGCCGTTTTCGGTGAGCCGCGACCTGATGCGCGAATCGGCGCTGCTCGCGCGCCAGTACGGCGTGTCGCTGCACACGCATCTGGCGGAGAACGTCAACGACGTCGAATACAGCCGCGAGAAGTTCGGCATGACGCCGGCCGAGTATGCGCACGATCTCGGCTGGGTCGGCCGCGACGTATGGCATGCGCACTGCGTGCAACTCGACGACTCGGGCATCGCGCTGTTCGCCCGCACCGGCACCGGCGTCGCGCACTGTCCATGCTCGAACATGCGGCTGGCGTCGGGCATCGCGCCGGTCAAGCGCATGCGGCTCGCGGGCGTGCCGGTTGGGCTCGGTGTCGACGGCTCGGCGTCGAACGACGGTGCGCAGATGGTCGCCGAAGTGCGCCAGGCGCTGCTGTTGCAGCGCGTCGGTTTCGGGCCCGATGCGATGACCGCGCGCGAGGCGCTCGAAATCGCGACCGTGGGCGGCGCGCGCGTGCTCAATCGCGACGACATCGGCGCGCTCGCGCCTGGCATGGCCGCGGATTTCGTCGCGTTCGATCTGAGTCAGCCGCAGTTTGCCGGCGCACTGCACGATCCGGTGGCGGCTCTGGTATTCTGCGCGCCGTCGCAGGTCAGCTATAGCGTGATCGACGGCAAGGTGGTGGTGAAGGAGGGGCGCTTGGCGACGCTCGAACTCGGGCCGGTGATCGAGCGGCATAACGTGCTCGCGCGGCAGCTTTACGAGGCGGCGGCTTGA